A single window of Bombus pascuorum chromosome 1, iyBomPasc1.1, whole genome shotgun sequence DNA harbors:
- the LOC132905185 gene encoding uncharacterized protein LOC132905185 isoform X2, with product MPACTSENVSRFWSSSPPISRSNSVSPPIPSSPLSTSPPLISPISTLKRSVSNVSNHSNASNISQSSNNSGTPTVIFSPKRQQQHQQHQQRLQLSYQAQPTQGQDHNRNDSLLLKIFSVYIDMLYVVLQSIICVITYAIWAPALGASIWVYMLWLIFQFPLTTFKWFLTVLYIPVSERTRTKRCVLISGGSTVQTVHLARNFYKAGARVVICELEGLFSLAKFSTACSKFYTIPKPGPGNAIEYIKALKDIVQKEKAVYYIPVSASNTAYYDALAKPYLETMGCECFVPGASEVTTLDDPLELLQRCQTLGLPTPCHVVLRSIQDVSRMYEQNAFSTGRYLMLAAGPVGMRDRNKMILPPTIREFRNQQYEISESKPCIVIRDPGDRHYITCTTVKESKIVANVTCLVDEERGLIPEEHPEIMEWLDRFFVRLFSTRINGHLSFRLAVTEEGELVPIGCRVGVSLPYICHTGIHPRLVWKPCRHFSRQNSGVLTTSDRHLLPNGASYALKRLAGETVPHLLGTVLDKREALFAYWDPLPYCAYYHLQLPFRRLAGIIRAQPVQHPPLAVVQ from the coding sequence atGCCAGCCTGTACTAGTGAAAACGTTTCGAGGTTTTGGTCCTCGAGTCCACCGATTTCCAGGAGCAATAGCGTATCTCCTCCGATACCTAGTTCACCATTGTCTACGTCGCCGCCTTTGATATCACCGATATCTACTTTGAAACGATCTGTATCGAATGTTTCTAATCATTCCAATGCATCGAACATCTCCCAGTCATCGAACAATTCGGGCACACCTACTGTCATATTTTCACCGAAACGACAGCAGCAACATCAACAACACCAACAGAGGTTGCAGTTAAGCTATCAAGCTCAGCCAACACAAGGACAGGATCATAATCGAAATGACTCGTTGCTACTGAAAATTTTCTCGGTGTACATAGACATGTTATACGTAGTACTTCAAAGTATCATCTGCGTAATAACTTATGCGATCTGGGCGCCAGCACTCGGGGCATCTATTTGGGTTTACATGCTATGgctaattttccaatttccctTGACCACTTTCAAATGGTTCCTAACCGTGCTCTATATCCCGGTTTCGGAGAGGACTCGTACTAAACGCTGCGTTCTTATTAGTGGTGGAAGCACGGTGCAAACAGTTCATTTAGCACGAAACTTCTATAAAGCCGGCGCTAGAGTGGTGATCTGCGAATTGGAGGGTTTATTCAGCTTGGCCAAGTTCTCAACTGCGTGCTCCAAGTTCTATACGATTCCAAAACCAGGACCTGGAAACGCGATCGAGTACATCAAAGCGTTAAAAGACATTGTCCAAAAAGAGAAGGCTGTCTATTATATTCCGGTGAGTGCTAGTAACACGGCCTACTATGACGCCTTGGCGAAACCTTACCTGGAGACAATGGGTTGTGAGTGTTTCGTGCCTGGTGCCAGTGAAGTGACAACTCTGGACGATCCCTTGGAACTTTTGCAAAGATGTCAAACATTAGGTCTACCGACCCCCTGTCATGTCGTTTTACGCTCTATACAAGATGTTTCGAGAATGTACGAACAGAATGCGTTCTCCACTGGAAGATACTTGATGCTAGCTGCAGGACCAGTTGGAATGAGAGATCGAAACAAGATGATACTGCCTCCGACTATAAGGGAATTCAGAAACCAGCAGTACGAGATTAGCGAAAGTAAACCTTGTATAGTAATACGTGACCCTGGCGACAGACACTATATTACTTGCACTACGGTGAAGGAGTCGAAGATCGTGGCCAACGTGACTTGCTTGGTGGACGAAGAGCGAGGCTTGATACCTGAAGAACATCCGGAAATAATGGAGTGGCTCGACAGATTTTTCGTTCGGTTGTTTAGTACCAGGATCAATGGGCACTTGAGCTTCAGATTAGCCGTAACGGAAGAAGGAGAACTAGTGCCAATCGGCTGTCGAGTAGGCGTTAGCTTACCCTACATCTGTCACACGGGAATTCATCCTCGATTGGTATGGAAACCCTGCAGACACTTCTCCAGACAAAATTCAGGAGTCTTGACTACGTCGGACAGGCATTTGCTACCGAATGGAGCATCTTATGCACTGAAAAGATTAGCGGGAGAGACCGTTCCTCACCTGTTGGGCACCGTACTCGACAAACGAGAAGCTCTTTTCGCTTATTGGGACCCACTACCATATTGTGCCTACTATCATCTTCAATTACCATTCAGACGCCTCGCAGGCATAATTCGAGCACAGCCAGTACAACATCCACCATTAGCGGTAGTGCAGTAA
- the LOC132905185 gene encoding uncharacterized protein LOC132905185 isoform X1, which translates to MPACTSENVSRFWSSSPPISRSNSVSPPIPSSPLSTSPPLISPISTLKRSVSNVSNHSNASNISQSSNNSGTPTVIFSPKRQQQHQQHQQRLQLSYQAQPTQGQDHNRNDSLLLKIFSVYIDMLYVVLQSIICVITYAIWAPALGASIWVYMLWLIFQFPLTTFKWFLTVLYIPVSERTRTKRCVLISGGSTVQTVHLARNFYKAGARVVICELEGLFSLAKFSTACSKFYTIPKPGPGNAIEYIKALKDIVQKEKAVYYIPVSASNTAYYDALAKPYLETMGCECFVPGASEVTTLDDPLELLQRCQTLGLPTPCHVVLRSIQDVSRMYEQNAFSTGRYLMLAAGPVGMRDRNKMILPPTIREFRNQQYEISESKPCIVIRDPGDRHYITCTTVKESKIVANVTCLVDEERGLIPEEHPEIMEWLDRFFVRLFSTRINGHLSFRLAVTEEGELVPIGCRVGVSLPYICHTGIHPRLVWKPCRHFSRQNSGVLTTSDRHLLPNGASYALKRLAGETVPHLLGTVLDKREALFAYWDPLPYCAYYHLQLPFRRLAGIIRAQPSRKRSQSKRKQNGMVEKRACMISIDFTKAASIRRYGSNERILVLENRKIELNDTREGRIRAGNL; encoded by the exons atGCCAGCCTGTACTAGTGAAAACGTTTCGAGGTTTTGGTCCTCGAGTCCACCGATTTCCAGGAGCAATAGCGTATCTCCTCCGATACCTAGTTCACCATTGTCTACGTCGCCGCCTTTGATATCACCGATATCTACTTTGAAACGATCTGTATCGAATGTTTCTAATCATTCCAATGCATCGAACATCTCCCAGTCATCGAACAATTCGGGCACACCTACTGTCATATTTTCACCGAAACGACAGCAGCAACATCAACAACACCAACAGAGGTTGCAGTTAAGCTATCAAGCTCAGCCAACACAAGGACAGGATCATAATCGAAATGACTCGTTGCTACTGAAAATTTTCTCGGTGTACATAGACATGTTATACGTAGTACTTCAAAGTATCATCTGCGTAATAACTTATGCGATCTGGGCGCCAGCACTCGGGGCATCTATTTGGGTTTACATGCTATGgctaattttccaatttccctTGACCACTTTCAAATGGTTCCTAACCGTGCTCTATATCCCGGTTTCGGAGAGGACTCGTACTAAACGCTGCGTTCTTATTAGTGGTGGAAGCACGGTGCAAACAGTTCATTTAGCACGAAACTTCTATAAAGCCGGCGCTAGAGTGGTGATCTGCGAATTGGAGGGTTTATTCAGCTTGGCCAAGTTCTCAACTGCGTGCTCCAAGTTCTATACGATTCCAAAACCAGGACCTGGAAACGCGATCGAGTACATCAAAGCGTTAAAAGACATTGTCCAAAAAGAGAAGGCTGTCTATTATATTCCGGTGAGTGCTAGTAACACGGCCTACTATGACGCCTTGGCGAAACCTTACCTGGAGACAATGGGTTGTGAGTGTTTCGTGCCTGGTGCCAGTGAAGTGACAACTCTGGACGATCCCTTGGAACTTTTGCAAAGATGTCAAACATTAGGTCTACCGACCCCCTGTCATGTCGTTTTACGCTCTATACAAGATGTTTCGAGAATGTACGAACAGAATGCGTTCTCCACTGGAAGATACTTGATGCTAGCTGCAGGACCAGTTGGAATGAGAGATCGAAACAAGATGATACTGCCTCCGACTATAAGGGAATTCAGAAACCAGCAGTACGAGATTAGCGAAAGTAAACCTTGTATAGTAATACGTGACCCTGGCGACAGACACTATATTACTTGCACTACGGTGAAGGAGTCGAAGATCGTGGCCAACGTGACTTGCTTGGTGGACGAAGAGCGAGGCTTGATACCTGAAGAACATCCGGAAATAATGGAGTGGCTCGACAGATTTTTCGTTCGGTTGTTTAGTACCAGGATCAATGGGCACTTGAGCTTCAGATTAGCCGTAACGGAAGAAGGAGAACTAGTGCCAATCGGCTGTCGAGTAGGCGTTAGCTTACCCTACATCTGTCACACGGGAATTCATCCTCGATTGGTATGGAAACCCTGCAGACACTTCTCCAGACAAAATTCAGGAGTCTTGACTACGTCGGACAGGCATTTGCTACCGAATGGAGCATCTTATGCACTGAAAAGATTAGCGGGAGAGACCGTTCCTCACCTGTTGGGCACCGTACTCGACAAACGAGAAGCTCTTTTCGCTTATTGGGACCCACTACCATATTGTGCCTACTATCATCTTCAATTACCATTCAGACGCCTCGCAGGCATAATTCGAGCACAGCCA TCGCGTAAACGGAGTCAGAGCAAAAGAAAACAGAATGGAATGGTTGAGAAACGAGCCTGCATGATTTCAATCGATTTCACGAAGGCAGCCAGTATTCGGAGATACggatcgaacgaacgaattcTTGTgcttgaaaatagaaaaatcgaaCTGAACGATACAAGGGAAGGGAGGATTCGTGCGGGAAATCTATAG
- the LOC132905310 gene encoding uncharacterized protein LOC132905310, producing MRSVVFFLLFNLLVVVAYRNEQCQRRTDEQLIWDYDVRRSYRIGAYQEVEAEYGPADVTITCIGVDSLSDENNGAMWVTSGGIGYNFIKIKFRSKHSRGFHYRVYVYGKPHRTNNINLL from the exons ATGAGATCTGTCGTGTTTTTTCTCTTGTTCAATCTACTGGTCGTTGTCGCCTATAGAAACGAGCAGTGTCAACGAAGGACAGACGAGCAACTTATCTGGGACTACGACGTCAGAAGATCGTACAGAATCGGTGCATATCAA GAAGTGGAAGCAGAATATGGACCAGCCGATGTGACGATCACATGTATAGGAGTAGATTCCCTATCTGACGAGAACAACGGAGCTATGTGGGTGACATCCGGTGGGATAggatataatttcattaaaattaagttCAGGTCGAAACACTCCCGAGGATTTCATTACCGAGTCTACGTTTATGGAAAACCACACCGAacaaataacattaatttattataa
- the LOC132905230 gene encoding uncharacterized protein LOC132905230, translating into MSQTPKAKKETKTAGTQTNKTNTVLEIANLQEQVKLLTIEVQHLRKYIFETPETVQKSRTPSPVNLNNVDEFNQTVQNQSAWKKDTKIIQHGCSCKTKCSSKICGCVKKNIQCTEWCKCNNNVCVNQKHENIDQNKENLEHNELTHKNIEKPQKGNKHILNVNVHKSLFSPDVTMQETEPNVEQFRSTSLYFGNPKRLTFQASDEEQQPKDKNRKSKNKTTQKKKNNIKKNNLEVNNSETNQRHRSTSNEDIRKSDDIKIEKYASRKCISSDIQTNEEFKQISKCKINYVQNIKHGMVSLRRPQQKSKNVEEIATSSIVDSKEEAGSPPIENNTEEMIKDKSLDTDQDNNDDFDPMKPKRELARTPIRDNSIETVLCNTIDKSLATSIISTEEEEPVIPAEFNYAQVDWEKYQAQLIACNKCHRKFHPFRIKKHESCCKKM; encoded by the exons ATGTCACAAACACCAAAAGCCAAAAA aGAAACGAAAACTGCTGGGACTCAAACCAATAAAACTAATACTGTGTTAGAAATAGCAAATTTGCAAGAACAAGTaaaacttcttacaattgaaGTTCagcatttaagaaaatatatttttgaaactcCTGAAACAGTTCAAAAATCTAGAACCCCAAGTCCAGTAAATCTTAATAATGTAGATGAATTTAATCAAACAGTACAGAATCAAAGTGCATGGAAAAAGGATACAAAGATAATACAGCATGGTTGTAGTTGTAAAACAAAATGTTCTTCCAAAATTTGTGgttgtgtaaaaaaaaatattcaatgtacAGAATggtgtaaatgtaataataacgtTTGTGTTAATCAG AAACATGAAAACATAGAtcaaaacaaagaaaatttagaaCATAATGAATTAACACataaaaacatagaaaaaccacaaaaaggaaataaacatatattaaatgttaatgtACATAAAAGTCTGTTTAGTCCAGATGTAACAATGCAGGAGACAGAACCTAATGTGGAGCAATTTAGATCTACATCTTTATACTTTGGCAATCCAAAAAGATTAACATTTCAGGCATCAGATGAAGAACAGCAACCGAAagacaaaaatagaaaatcaaaaaataaaactactcaaaaaaagaaaaataatatcaagaAAAATAATCTTGAAGTAAATAACTCTGAGACTAATCAAAGGCATAGATCTACATCTAATGAAGACATACGAAAATcagatgatataaaaatagagaaatatgCATCAAGAAAATGTATCTCTAGTGATATTCAGACAAATGaggaatttaaacaaataagtaaatgtaaaattaattatgttcAAAACATAAAACATGGTATGGTATCTCTGAGACGTCCTCAGCAAAAATCTAAAAACGTTGAAGAAATAGCAACCAGCAGTATTGTTGATTCAAAAG AGGAAGCAGGTTCTCCAccaatagaaaataatacagaagaaatgataaaagataaatcaCTTGACACAGACCAA gaCAATAATGATGATTTTGATCCTATGAAACCTAAACGTGAACTAGCTAGAACACCAATTCGTGATAATAGCATAGAAACAGTACTTTGTAATACTATTGATAAGTCATTGGCCACGTCCATTATTTccacagaagaagaagaacctGTCATTCCTGCAG aaTTCAACTATGCCCAAGTGGATTGGGAAAAATATCAAGCTCAGCTTATTGCATGTAATAAATGCCATAGAAAGTTCCATCCATTCAGAATCAAGAAACATGAATCCTGCTGTAAAAAAATGTGA